The Panicum virgatum strain AP13 chromosome 5K, P.virgatum_v5, whole genome shotgun sequence genome has a window encoding:
- the LOC120706235 gene encoding exosome complex component CSL4-like isoform X1, with product MAATAMDHDGGGGGGDDDVVTPGELLGNSLTLVAGRGAYAEGRSVRASVTGRRRIVPPAPGSDDQRSTVEVVGHKAHGAVPQPGSVVIARVTKVMARMANADIMCVDSKAIKEKFTGLIRQQDVRATEIDKVDMYQSYRPGDIVRAVVLSLGDARAYYLSTAKNELGVVSAQSIAGGTLVPISWTEMQCDLTGQIELRKVAKVE from the exons ATGGCGGCCACCGCGATggaccacgacggcggcggcggcggcggcgatgacgaCGTCGTCACGCCGGGGGAGCTCCTGGGTAACTCGTTAACCCTAGTGGCCGGACGCGGAGCCTACGCGGAAGGTCGTTCCGTGCGCGCGTCagtcaccggccgccgccgcatcgtGCCGCCCGCACCTGGCTCCGACGACCAG AGGTCTACGGTGGAGGTGGTGGGGCACAAGGCGCATGGAGCCGTGCCCCAGCCTGGAAGCGTCGTCATCGCCCGA GTAACAAAGGTTATGGCTAGAATGGCCAATGCTGATATCATGTGTGTTGACTCAAAGGCTATCAAAGAAAAATTCACTGGCCTGATAAG GCAGCAAGATGTTCGTGCGACTGAAATTGACAAGGTGGATATGTACCAGTCATATCGGCCTGGGGACATTGTTAGAGCTGTGGTT CTTTCTCTTGGTGATGCAAGGGCATATTATCTTTCCACTGCAAAGAATGAACTTGGTGTTGTTTCAGCGCAAAGTATAGCTG GTGGTACATTGGTTCCAATCAGTTGGACTGAGATGCAATGTGACTTGACTGGCCAAATTGAGCTAAGGAAAGTTGCAAAGGTGGAATAG
- the LOC120706235 gene encoding exosome complex component CSL4-like isoform X2, with amino-acid sequence MAATAMDHDGGGGGGDDDVVTPGELLGNSLTLVAGRGAYAEGRSVRASVTGRRRIVPPAPGSDDQRSTVEVVGHKAHGAVPQPGSVVIARVTKVMARMANADIMCVDSKAIKEKFTGLIRQQDVRATEIDKVDMYQSYRPGDIVRAVVLSLGDARAYYLSTAKNELGVVSAQSGTLVPISWTEMQCDLTGQIELRKVAKVE; translated from the exons ATGGCGGCCACCGCGATggaccacgacggcggcggcggcggcggcgatgacgaCGTCGTCACGCCGGGGGAGCTCCTGGGTAACTCGTTAACCCTAGTGGCCGGACGCGGAGCCTACGCGGAAGGTCGTTCCGTGCGCGCGTCagtcaccggccgccgccgcatcgtGCCGCCCGCACCTGGCTCCGACGACCAG AGGTCTACGGTGGAGGTGGTGGGGCACAAGGCGCATGGAGCCGTGCCCCAGCCTGGAAGCGTCGTCATCGCCCGA GTAACAAAGGTTATGGCTAGAATGGCCAATGCTGATATCATGTGTGTTGACTCAAAGGCTATCAAAGAAAAATTCACTGGCCTGATAAG GCAGCAAGATGTTCGTGCGACTGAAATTGACAAGGTGGATATGTACCAGTCATATCGGCCTGGGGACATTGTTAGAGCTGTGGTT CTTTCTCTTGGTGATGCAAGGGCATATTATCTTTCCACTGCAAAGAATGAACTTGGTGTTGTTTCAGCGCAAA GTGGTACATTGGTTCCAATCAGTTGGACTGAGATGCAATGTGACTTGACTGGCCAAATTGAGCTAAGGAAAGTTGCAAAGGTGGAATAG